Proteins from a single region of Candidatus Brocadiia bacterium:
- the folD gene encoding bifunctional methylenetetrahydrofolate dehydrogenase/methenyltetrahydrofolate cyclohydrolase FolD, with protein sequence MAQIISGSELSKKIQSELKDEIAGLKPKGINPCLATILVGEDEASKVYVGQKIKICEKLGITSLHHKLNTNVGEAELLTLIKKLNTDPKVHGILCQLPLPGHINSDKILLAISPDKDVDGFHLMNMGKLLSKKSMREIEAENMYLPCTPHGIIQLLKRNNIPIAGSEAIVVGRSNIVGKPVSLLLMAENATVTICHSGTRDIGQVTRRADILVAAIGKPKFITADMVKDGVVVIDVGVNRLPEGLCGDVDFEQVKEKVKAITPVPGGVGPMTIAMLMVNTVKAAKRLSTK encoded by the coding sequence ATGGCTCAGATCATATCCGGTTCGGAACTGTCCAAAAAGATTCAGTCGGAGCTAAAAGACGAGATTGCAGGTTTAAAACCCAAAGGCATTAATCCCTGCTTGGCTACCATCCTGGTCGGTGAAGACGAGGCTTCCAAGGTTTATGTCGGCCAGAAGATAAAAATCTGCGAGAAACTGGGTATTACCTCGCTCCACCATAAACTCAACACGAATGTTGGCGAAGCTGAACTGCTTACCTTAATCAAGAAACTCAATACCGACCCTAAAGTTCATGGCATCCTCTGCCAGCTGCCATTGCCCGGGCATATCAACTCCGATAAAATCCTGCTGGCTATCTCGCCTGACAAGGACGTGGACGGGTTCCACCTGATGAATATGGGCAAACTTTTGTCCAAGAAGAGTATGCGCGAGATCGAGGCGGAAAATATGTATTTGCCCTGCACGCCGCACGGCATCATTCAGCTTCTCAAGCGGAATAATATTCCGATAGCCGGTTCCGAGGCAATAGTGGTTGGTCGGAGCAATATCGTCGGTAAGCCGGTATCACTGCTTTTGATGGCCGAAAATGCTACCGTGACCATCTGCCATTCAGGGACACGCGACATCGGTCAGGTCACCCGCCGGGCCGACATCCTGGTAGCGGCTATCGGCAAACCGAAATTCATTACCGCCGATATGGTCAAGGACGGCGTGGTCGTCATTGATGTCGGCGTCAATCGCCTGCCTGAAGGCCTCTGCGGTGACGTTGACTTTGAGCAGGTCAAGGAAAAAGTCAAGGCCATCACGCCCGTGCCGGGTGGTGTCGGCCCGATGACCATTGCCATGCTTATGGTCAATACTGTCAAAGCGGCTAAAAGATTATCAACTAAATAA
- a CDS encoding AAA family ATPase codes for MKIAITGKGGVGKTTLSALIARAWMDKGFKVLAIDVDPVASLAGALGFPNPDKIMSLSQMVELIEERTGAKPGKSGQIFKLNPTVSDLPDKIATVHNGVKLIVMGGVASGGSGCVCPENTLIRSLLQHIILNRDERVVVDMEAGIEHLGRSTADSVDCLITVVEPSGRSIRAAHQIKSLAKDIGIKNIRVVGNKIQSPDDEKFILNNLDSLGIIGMIPVSVSIKEMDTKGYRDMTDHKVISAIDLILTALERKDNA; via the coding sequence ATGAAAATAGCCATTACCGGTAAGGGCGGTGTTGGTAAGACAACACTGTCGGCATTGATTGCCAGGGCCTGGATGGATAAAGGCTTTAAGGTTTTGGCTATTGACGTTGATCCAGTCGCCTCGCTGGCCGGCGCGTTGGGATTTCCCAACCCGGATAAAATAATGTCCTTAAGCCAGATGGTTGAACTTATAGAGGAACGCACTGGTGCTAAGCCGGGCAAGTCCGGACAGATATTCAAGCTTAACCCCACGGTCAGCGATCTGCCCGACAAAATCGCCACTGTGCATAACGGTGTTAAGCTTATCGTCATGGGCGGTGTGGCCAGCGGCGGTAGCGGCTGTGTCTGTCCTGAAAACACCCTGATCCGGAGCCTGCTCCAGCACATTATTCTCAACCGCGATGAACGCGTGGTGGTGGATATGGAGGCCGGCATCGAACATCTTGGCCGGAGCACCGCCGATTCGGTCGACTGCCTGATAACCGTAGTCGAACCGTCGGGCCGGAGTATCCGGGCCGCACATCAGATAAAATCGCTGGCCAAAGATATCGGTATCAAGAATATCAGGGTCGTCGGCAATAAAATACAATCGCCGGATGACGAAAAGTTTATCCTCAATAATCTTGATTCTTTGGGAATAATTGGTATGATACCTGTTTCTGTTTCCATAAAGGAGATGGATACCAAAGGTTACAGGGATATGACTGACCACAAAGTTATCAGCGCTATAGATTTGATATTGACGGCGCTGGAGCGAAAGGATAATGCATGA
- the cooS gene encoding anaerobic carbon-monoxide dehydrogenase catalytic subunit, which translates to MSSGNKSDNRTACEATAEMLDCSGNMDTAFQRAEKVKPCPIGASGACCKHCYMGPCRFPPKADPPSADNSIVKRGVCGADINTVAARNFARAVAAGSAAHSDHGRQVTQTFIAASRKEVPGYEIKDEAKLRALANDFGIKTDSRAKDDIAQELGVKCLAEFSKQDGEQTLLKRAPQKRQQLWKELGVAPRGIDREIVEMLHRTAIGVDMEYKNIMLQASRCALADGWGGSMISTELQDIMFGTPVPVRTEVNLGVLKKDEVNIIVHGHEPLLAEMIVRASHDPEMIALAKQKGAKGINLVGMCCSGNEILLRHGIPMGGNFLQQEIAILTGAVEAMIVDIQCVMQSLPSLAKCFHTKIISTSPKAKMPGAEHIEFHEHDALNTAKRIVRLGVENYPKRPKNVHIPDKKVDVVAGFSHETINYMLGGSFRASYRPLNDNIINGRIRGVVGVVGCNNPRTTHDKSHLDLVKELIGNDILVVETGCAAIACAKEGLLMPEAAKFAGKGLAEVCAAVGMPPVLHCGACVDNSRILVACAEMVREGGLGTDISDLPVAGCAPEWMSEKALAIGQYFVASGMLVGFGVTWPTTASPELSKHLFEEYDRIYKGRWAFEPDAGKMAALIIDHINKKRQALGIQSKKERVLFDMEARRGLEV; encoded by the coding sequence ATGAGTTCGGGCAATAAATCTGATAACCGGACCGCCTGTGAGGCCACTGCCGAGATGCTTGACTGCTCCGGCAATATGGACACGGCCTTTCAGCGGGCCGAAAAGGTTAAACCCTGCCCGATCGGGGCCAGTGGCGCCTGCTGCAAGCATTGCTATATGGGCCCGTGCCGGTTTCCGCCAAAGGCGGATCCGCCTTCGGCGGACAACTCCATAGTCAAGAGAGGCGTTTGCGGTGCGGACATCAATACCGTAGCCGCTCGCAACTTTGCCCGGGCCGTAGCCGCCGGTTCGGCCGCTCATTCGGACCACGGCCGCCAAGTTACCCAGACATTTATTGCCGCCTCACGGAAAGAGGTACCCGGCTACGAGATAAAAGACGAGGCCAAGCTCCGCGCACTGGCTAATGACTTCGGTATCAAGACCGACTCGCGCGCCAAAGACGACATCGCCCAAGAACTCGGCGTAAAATGCCTGGCTGAATTCAGTAAGCAGGACGGGGAGCAGACCCTGCTCAAACGAGCGCCCCAAAAACGTCAGCAACTCTGGAAAGAGCTGGGCGTGGCGCCCCGCGGTATAGACCGGGAAATAGTAGAGATGCTTCACCGTACCGCCATAGGCGTGGATATGGAATACAAGAATATCATGCTCCAGGCTTCGCGCTGCGCATTGGCTGACGGCTGGGGCGGTTCGATGATATCAACCGAACTGCAGGACATAATGTTCGGCACGCCCGTGCCGGTCCGGACCGAGGTCAACCTGGGCGTGCTTAAGAAAGATGAAGTCAATATCATCGTCCACGGCCACGAGCCGTTACTGGCCGAAATGATAGTCCGGGCCAGCCACGACCCGGAAATGATTGCTCTGGCCAAGCAAAAAGGAGCCAAAGGCATCAATCTGGTCGGCATGTGCTGTTCCGGCAACGAAATACTCCTGCGCCACGGCATTCCCATGGGCGGTAACTTCCTCCAGCAGGAAATCGCCATCCTCACCGGCGCGGTTGAGGCCATGATTGTCGACATCCAGTGCGTTATGCAGTCTCTGCCGTCGCTGGCCAAGTGTTTTCACACCAAGATAATATCAACCTCGCCCAAGGCCAAGATGCCCGGCGCGGAGCATATAGAATTCCACGAGCACGACGCACTTAATACCGCCAAACGTATCGTTCGTCTGGGCGTGGAAAATTATCCTAAGAGGCCAAAGAACGTTCACATCCCCGACAAAAAGGTTGACGTGGTGGCCGGCTTCTCTCACGAAACCATTAATTATATGCTGGGCGGTTCGTTCCGGGCGTCGTATCGCCCGCTTAACGACAATATCATTAACGGCCGCATCCGCGGCGTGGTTGGTGTGGTCGGATGCAATAATCCCCGGACCACTCACGATAAGTCTCATCTTGATTTAGTTAAGGAACTCATCGGCAATGACATTCTGGTGGTTGAGACCGGCTGTGCGGCTATTGCTTGCGCTAAGGAAGGGCTACTCATGCCCGAAGCCGCTAAGTTTGCCGGCAAGGGCTTGGCCGAGGTCTGCGCCGCGGTCGGTATGCCGCCGGTGCTTCATTGCGGCGCCTGTGTTGATAACAGCCGGATATTGGTCGCCTGCGCCGAGATGGTTCGCGAAGGCGGTCTGGGCACTGATATCTCTGATTTGCCGGTGGCCGGATGCGCCCCAGAATGGATGAGCGAAAAGGCTTTGGCAATCGGTCAGTATTTCGTGGCCTCGGGTATGCTGGTCGGGTTCGGCGTCACCTGGCCGACCACGGCCAGCCCGGAACTGAGCAAGCACCTCTTCGAAGAATACGACCGCATCTACAAAGGCAGATGGGCATTCGAGCCCGACGCCGGCAAGATGGCGGCATTGATTATAGACCATATTAACAAGAAACGCCAGGCGCTCGGCATCCAGAGCAAGAAAGAGCGGGTTCTTTTTGATATGGAAGCCCGGCGAGGGTTAGAGGTATAG
- the acsB gene encoding acetyl-CoA decarbonylase/synthase complex subunit alpha/beta, with product MSKLIATRAIRGAHKLVARAEKELNVALSKFGPDRKVELPNTGYYLPISHGILGLNIAKLGDMPELLLKAKALLHPIPAEKSWVPYLGHTLDCGMAALFADEIIEALKYLEDPVPYAVFENCPEEGDFWLGAADDVIMRKRGVEFVDGTAPGFAAIVGACPTTEIAVKIARELQEKNLYVFMSAATDGKSMADQLRQAGIQMGWETRLVPFGGDVTATVHALGFATRAALSFGGVRPGDYTRILKYNKNRIFAFVLAFGDVDDEKHAQAAGAINFGFPTISEQDIGQILPSGVCTYEHVVSPVKPDQMVQKAVEVRGLKIHVAKIPIPVSYGPAFEGERIRGEDTHVEMGGNRTPAFEFVMMKDINQVTDNKIEVIGPEIDDVPEGSALPIGIVVEVAGRQMQEDFEPVIERRVHNFINEAQGIFHMGQRDINWIRISKEAKAKGFKIAHLGTILHAQFHNEFGTIIDKIQVKIYTTEPEVLKWRATARVAYKKRDERIGSMTDESVDTFYSCTLCQSFAPTHVCVVSPERTGLCGSYNWFTCKAAYQINARGANQPVLKGDLIDARLGQWKGVNDFVYESSRKNLKGFSAYSIMQEPMTSCGCFECIAVVLPAANGVMIVNREFPGMTPSGMKFSTLAGTVGGGQQVPGFIGLSKRYIVSRKFLVAEDGPKRIVWMPRMLKDEIRPLFDPRAKEEGAPDLLDKIADETIANTEEEIIAHLQKVNHPALTLPALL from the coding sequence ATGTCCAAACTGATAGCCACGCGCGCCATCAGGGGCGCTCATAAATTAGTAGCCCGGGCGGAAAAAGAACTGAACGTTGCCTTGTCCAAATTCGGGCCGGACCGCAAGGTCGAGCTTCCCAATACCGGTTATTACCTGCCCATCTCGCACGGAATCCTCGGCTTGAATATCGCCAAATTGGGTGATATGCCTGAACTGCTTCTCAAGGCCAAAGCATTGCTTCATCCGATACCGGCCGAAAAGTCCTGGGTGCCTTATCTGGGGCATACGCTCGACTGCGGCATGGCCGCCTTATTCGCCGACGAAATCATAGAAGCCCTTAAATATTTGGAAGACCCGGTGCCTTACGCCGTCTTTGAGAACTGTCCTGAAGAAGGCGATTTCTGGTTGGGCGCGGCTGACGACGTCATCATGCGTAAGCGCGGGGTCGAGTTTGTGGACGGCACTGCGCCCGGATTCGCGGCCATTGTCGGCGCCTGTCCGACTACGGAAATAGCCGTCAAAATCGCCCGCGAACTGCAGGAGAAAAACCTATACGTCTTTATGTCCGCCGCCACCGATGGTAAGAGTATGGCCGACCAGCTCCGCCAGGCCGGTATCCAGATGGGCTGGGAAACACGTCTGGTGCCGTTCGGCGGCGACGTTACCGCCACCGTTCACGCCCTAGGATTTGCCACACGGGCGGCGCTGTCTTTCGGCGGCGTCCGGCCGGGTGACTATACCCGCATTCTTAAATATAACAAGAACCGCATTTTCGCATTTGTCCTAGCCTTCGGCGATGTCGATGACGAAAAGCACGCCCAGGCCGCCGGTGCTATTAACTTCGGATTCCCGACCATTTCCGAACAGGATATCGGACAGATACTGCCTTCGGGCGTGTGCACCTACGAGCACGTCGTTTCGCCGGTCAAACCGGACCAGATGGTCCAGAAGGCCGTTGAGGTGCGCGGGCTGAAGATACATGTGGCCAAGATACCAATTCCGGTGTCTTACGGCCCGGCATTCGAAGGCGAACGCATCCGTGGCGAGGATACCCACGTCGAGATGGGCGGTAACCGTACTCCGGCATTCGAGTTCGTGATGATGAAGGATATCAACCAGGTGACCGACAACAAAATAGAGGTCATCGGCCCGGAAATCGACGATGTGCCCGAAGGTTCGGCATTGCCCATAGGGATTGTGGTCGAGGTGGCCGGGCGCCAGATGCAGGAGGACTTCGAGCCGGTCATCGAGCGCCGGGTGCACAACTTCATCAACGAGGCCCAGGGCATCTTCCATATGGGCCAGCGTGATATCAACTGGATCCGCATAAGCAAGGAAGCCAAGGCCAAGGGCTTCAAAATCGCACACTTGGGCACCATCCTGCACGCCCAGTTCCATAACGAATTCGGCACCATCATCGATAAAATCCAGGTCAAGATATACACCACCGAGCCGGAGGTGCTGAAATGGCGTGCCACGGCCCGGGTCGCTTACAAGAAACGCGATGAGCGTATCGGCTCGATGACCGACGAAAGTGTCGACACGTTCTATTCCTGCACGCTGTGCCAGAGCTTTGCGCCGACCCACGTTTGCGTCGTATCTCCAGAACGGACCGGGCTGTGCGGTTCGTATAACTGGTTCACCTGCAAGGCGGCTTACCAGATTAACGCCCGCGGCGCCAACCAGCCGGTGCTCAAGGGCGACCTAATTGACGCCCGGCTCGGTCAGTGGAAGGGCGTCAACGACTTCGTCTACGAAAGCTCGCGCAAAAACCTCAAGGGTTTCAGCGCTTACAGCATCATGCAGGAGCCGATGACCTCGTGCGGTTGTTTCGAATGCATCGCCGTGGTCCTGCCGGCCGCTAATGGGGTTATGATTGTCAACCGCGAGTTCCCGGGCATGACCCCGTCGGGCATGAAGTTCTCCACGCTGGCCGGCACGGTCGGCGGTGGACAGCAGGTGCCCGGATTCATCGGACTCAGTAAACGCTACATCGTCAGTAGAAAGTTTTTGGTGGCCGAGGACGGGCCGAAGCGGATAGTCTGGATGCCCAGGATGCTAAAGGACGAAATCCGGCCGCTGTTCGACCCCCGGGCCAAAGAGGAAGGCGCGCCCGACCTGCTCGACAAGATAGCCGACGAAACCATTGCCAATACCGAGGAAGAAATCATCGCCCATTTACAGAAAGTAAACCATCCGGCGTTAACTTTGCCGGCTTTATTATAA
- a CDS encoding MFS transporter has product MPKNNIRRLIDFFGINASITAMVIMVVFIGLGEKMAERFLPIYILALGGSTIVVGFLNAMDNLLSALYSLPGGWISDRLGHKKALIIFTLIAMFGYAIVIASPSWQAVLIGSIFFISWTAVSLPAVMSLVSQAVPKDKRAMGVTVHSFVRRIPMALGPILGGLLIGNYGMVKGVRIAFGAALGLAMISIIVQWFFIDRPPVKLSAKGGCDSGARPTIPGSNSLHSNCQNMESDEPQKAEVKSVKPAGGLFKNFNPALRNLLVSDILIRFAEQIPYAFVVVWVVNNIGLSAFHFGILTTVEMATAMLVYIPVAYLADRTSKKPFVIITFGFFTVFPLVLLFSRTFPVLIIAFIVRGLKEFGEPTRKALIMDLAPEDAKAITFGTYYLFRDVIVAMAALSSAFLWNISPQTNFLVASACGLVGTVWFALLGKDLKAQAPGVGDK; this is encoded by the coding sequence ATGCCCAAAAACAACATTAGGCGGTTGATAGACTTCTTCGGCATCAACGCCAGCATCACCGCCATGGTGATTATGGTCGTTTTCATCGGGCTGGGCGAAAAGATGGCCGAACGCTTCCTGCCTATTTACATCCTCGCGCTGGGCGGTTCAACCATCGTTGTCGGTTTCCTCAACGCCATGGACAACCTGCTCAGCGCGCTTTACTCACTGCCCGGCGGCTGGATAAGCGACCGGCTCGGACATAAAAAAGCGTTGATTATATTCACCCTCATCGCTATGTTCGGCTACGCCATCGTCATTGCTTCCCCCAGTTGGCAGGCGGTGTTAATCGGCTCGATATTCTTTATATCCTGGACGGCCGTTTCACTGCCGGCCGTAATGAGCCTGGTATCGCAGGCCGTTCCCAAAGACAAACGGGCTATGGGCGTCACGGTCCATTCCTTTGTGCGCCGCATCCCGATGGCGCTCGGGCCCATCCTGGGCGGACTGCTCATAGGCAACTATGGCATGGTCAAAGGCGTCCGCATCGCCTTCGGCGCCGCCTTAGGCCTTGCCATGATATCCATCATCGTCCAGTGGTTTTTTATAGATCGGCCGCCTGTGAAGTTGTCCGCCAAAGGCGGATGCGACTCAGGAGCACGGCCGACTATACCTGGCAGTAATTCGTTACACTCAAACTGCCAGAATATGGAAAGTGATGAACCCCAAAAGGCTGAAGTAAAATCAGTCAAGCCTGCCGGCGGGTTGTTCAAGAACTTCAACCCGGCGCTGCGTAACCTGCTGGTCTCCGACATTCTCATCCGTTTTGCCGAACAAATTCCCTACGCCTTTGTGGTCGTCTGGGTGGTAAACAACATCGGCTTGAGCGCATTCCATTTCGGCATCCTCACTACCGTGGAAATGGCCACTGCCATGCTGGTTTACATCCCCGTGGCCTACCTGGCCGACCGGACATCCAAGAAACCGTTTGTCATTATCACCTTCGGATTCTTCACGGTATTTCCGCTGGTGCTTTTGTTCTCCCGGACATTCCCGGTATTAATAATTGCTTTTATCGTCCGCGGTCTGAAAGAATTCGGCGAGCCGACCCGGAAAGCGCTGATAATGGACCTGGCGCCCGAGGATGCCAAGGCCATCACCTTCGGCACATATTATCTGTTCCGCGACGTGATAGTGGCTATGGCCGCTTTGAGCAGCGCCTTTTTATGGAATATCTCGCCCCAGACCAACTTCTTGGTCGCCTCCGCCTGCGGGCTGGTCGGCACCGTCTGGTTCGCGCTGCTCGGTAAAGACCTGAAAGCTCAAGCGCCGGGGGTAGGGGATAAATAG